In a single window of the Elusimicrobiota bacterium genome:
- a CDS encoding HAD family acid phosphatase, which produces MQVKGKKLIERIVDSVKRIADRNPTANRSPLSSILSLLFAISYLLFAAFTGCATAPKVQQSINVGFDCDDTLLFSTPAFEIANKSEYSEYSDEWWAIVNKSDEGNSIVKKVTEKILNEHKQKCDEIFVITSREDFEGDILRDFLNKTFGIKKQNIYFEHKKANKIKELNISIFYGDSDSDITAAQEAGAKGIRILRSPKSSYKGKYHPGQLGEEIIPNSEE; this is translated from the coding sequence ATGCAGGTTAAAGGTAAAAAGTTAATAGAGCGGATAGTGGATAGCGTAAAGAGAATAGCGGATAGAAATCCAACTGCTAACCGCTCTCCTCTTTCCTCTATTCTCTCTCTGCTATTTGCTATTAGCTATTTGCTGTTTGCTGCCTTTACCGGCTGCGCTACAGCACCAAAAGTTCAGCAATCAATCAATGTCGGGTTTGATTGTGATGATACACTTCTTTTTTCTACACCAGCATTTGAGATAGCGAACAAAAGCGAGTATTCCGAATACTCAGATGAATGGTGGGCAATCGTTAACAAAAGTGATGAAGGCAACAGTATTGTAAAAAAAGTAACAGAAAAAATTTTGAACGAGCATAAACAGAAATGTGACGAAATTTTTGTGATTACCTCACGCGAAGATTTTGAAGGTGATATTTTAAGAGATTTTTTGAACAAAACCTTTGGTATTAAAAAACAGAATATTTATTTTGAACATAAAAAAGCAAATAAAATTAAAGAACTTAATATCTCAATTTTTTATGGTGATTCTGACTCGGATATTACTGCAGCACAAGAAGCAGGTGCAAAAGGGATAAGAATCTTACGCTCTCCAAAATCTTCCTATAAAGGTAAATATCACCCCGGCCAGCTCGGCGAAGAAATCATACCAAATTCAGAAGAATAA
- a CDS encoding KpsF/GutQ family sugar-phosphate isomerase, which translates to MNILKNIKDVIENEIETLKIVRKDVDLSYKKAVQMIFNCKGKVIVTGVGKSGNIAQKIASTLVSTGTPAIYLHPTEGMHGSLGVVHKNDIILAIGKSGESDELLGLLPSIKKIGAKIISITANLEGILAKNSDVVLFTKIGSEACPLNLSPTNSTTAALVVGDAVAITLMKMRKFQSDDFALLHPGGMIGKQLLTVGDIMRTGENNATIRIDDSIKNMLLEITKKRCGAVSVINKNQKLLGFITDYDIRKILERKENIFTKKIKDIMNPQPIFVYSDIKATDALNIMQNREKTIVVLPVLNRRKKVVGIIHMQDILAKGF; encoded by the coding sequence ATGAATATACTTAAAAACATAAAAGATGTAATAGAAAACGAAATAGAAACATTAAAAATTGTTAGAAAAGATGTTGACCTATCATATAAAAAAGCGGTTCAGATGATTTTTAATTGTAAAGGGAAAGTGATTGTAACCGGTGTTGGGAAATCAGGAAACATTGCACAAAAAATAGCGTCCACACTGGTATCAACAGGTACACCTGCGATTTATTTACATCCTACAGAAGGTATGCATGGCTCTTTAGGTGTTGTTCATAAAAACGATATAATTCTTGCTATCGGTAAATCAGGCGAAAGCGATGAACTTTTGGGGCTGTTGCCATCAATCAAGAAAATAGGTGCCAAGATAATTTCTATAACAGCCAATCTTGAAGGAATACTTGCTAAAAACTCAGATGTTGTTTTGTTCACAAAAATAGGTAGTGAAGCCTGCCCATTGAATCTTTCGCCAACCAATTCTACAACCGCTGCGCTTGTCGTGGGTGATGCGGTTGCGATTACACTGATGAAAATGAGAAAATTTCAATCGGATGATTTTGCACTGCTTCACCCTGGCGGAATGATAGGGAAACAGCTTTTGACAGTTGGCGATATTATGAGAACTGGCGAGAATAACGCAACAATCAGAATTGATGATTCAATAAAAAATATGCTTTTAGAAATTACAAAAAAAAGATGTGGCGCTGTCTCGGTTATAAATAAAAACCAGAAACTGCTTGGTTTTATAACTGATTACGACATAAGAAAAATTTTGGAACGAAAAGAAAATATATTTACAAAAAAAATCAAAGATATTATGAATCCCCAACCGATATTTGTATATTCAGATATAAAGGCGACAGATGCGCTTAACATAATGCAGAACAGAGAAAAGACGATTGTAGTTTTACCCGTGCTTAACAGACGAAAAAAAGTCGTCGGTATTATACATATGCAAGATATTCTGGCGAAAGGCTTTTAA
- a CDS encoding tetratricopeptide repeat protein encodes MKKFLLFVVIVVVIIYWATNFIKTGKLQKFIDDNSDKEWAPKVQFYLGDIYQTFSKPDKAEFCFNRVLENYTSSQFLVDSMYRLGVIYEDTKRFSQAKEIYKKILDEHPDYERIKMVETRYGFVMNY; translated from the coding sequence ATGAAGAAATTTTTACTTTTTGTCGTTATAGTTGTTGTAATTATTTACTGGGCGACTAATTTTATTAAAACAGGAAAGTTACAGAAATTTATAGATGACAATTCAGACAAAGAGTGGGCACCAAAAGTTCAATTCTATCTCGGCGATATTTACCAGACATTCTCTAAACCTGACAAAGCGGAATTCTGTTTTAACCGGGTTTTAGAAAACTATACATCCTCGCAGTTCCTGGTGGATTCAATGTATCGGCTTGGTGTTATTTATGAAGATACTAAAAGATTTTCTCAGGCAAAAGAAATTTACAAAAAAATCTTGGACGAACATCCCGACTATGAAAGAATCAAAATGGTTGAAACCCGATATGGTTTTGTAATGAATTATTAA
- a CDS encoding sodium-dependent transporter, with protein sequence MNNSRQSWGSKLGVILAVAGSAVGLGNFLRFPVQAAQNGGGAFMIPYFISFLLLGIPLMWIEWTLGRFGGGFEHGTAPGIFHTMWQKNRFIKYFGVIGIFGPIVIFIYYTYIESWLLGYTFFTITGKYTTATTPETMKSFLAGYQGLAKNDYFSGISTAYTFFIITFILNIVVVYYGIKGGIEKLSRIAMPVLFICGILITIRVLTLGTPDMTKPTWNLKNGLGFLWNPDFSKLLSSKVWLAAAGQIFFTLSVGIGVILTYASYLKKQDDVVLSGLTAATTNEFAEVILGGSIVIPAAFVFFGPQEIVPIAKSGAFNLGFVTMPLIFGKIPFGLVFATLWFLLLFLAGVTSSVSLAQPAIAFLEDEFDLSRKEAIGIFSVVCFVLCQPAIFFLGQGVVDELDFWGGTFCLVLFGTVEAILFSWVFGIDNAWDEMHIGADIKIPKFYKFIIKYITPLFLILILIFWFIQDGLPVIFMKNASAENFNFMVLTRIMLVGLFVLLAVLVKIAWNRKVTTN encoded by the coding sequence ATGAATAATAGCAGACAATCTTGGGGTTCTAAATTAGGAGTGATACTTGCAGTTGCAGGAAGCGCTGTTGGACTCGGTAATTTTTTGAGGTTCCCGGTTCAAGCGGCACAGAACGGTGGCGGTGCATTTATGATTCCTTATTTTATCTCATTCCTTTTACTCGGTATCCCGTTAATGTGGATTGAATGGACGCTCGGCAGGTTCGGAGGTGGTTTTGAGCACGGCACTGCACCTGGTATTTTTCATACAATGTGGCAAAAAAATAGATTCATAAAATACTTCGGTGTTATCGGCATTTTTGGTCCTATTGTAATTTTTATCTATTATACATATATTGAATCATGGCTGTTGGGTTATACTTTTTTTACAATAACAGGTAAATATACAACTGCTACAACACCTGAAACAATGAAATCGTTTTTAGCCGGCTATCAAGGATTGGCAAAAAACGATTACTTTTCTGGAATCAGTACTGCTTATACTTTTTTTATTATTACCTTTATTCTGAATATCGTCGTTGTATATTACGGGATAAAAGGTGGTATTGAGAAACTTTCAAGAATTGCGATGCCTGTTTTATTTATCTGCGGAATTTTAATTACTATACGAGTCCTTACACTCGGCACACCTGATATGACAAAACCTACCTGGAATCTCAAAAACGGCTTGGGTTTTTTATGGAATCCGGATTTCTCTAAATTATTAAGCAGTAAGGTTTGGCTGGCAGCAGCAGGCCAGATTTTTTTCACACTTTCCGTCGGAATCGGTGTGATTTTAACATATGCGTCATATCTGAAAAAGCAGGATGATGTTGTCTTATCCGGGCTTACCGCAGCAACGACAAACGAGTTTGCAGAAGTAATTTTAGGCGGCTCTATTGTGATACCAGCTGCATTCGTGTTTTTTGGCCCTCAAGAGATTGTGCCGATTGCAAAAAGCGGCGCATTCAATTTGGGTTTTGTAACAATGCCGTTAATTTTCGGAAAAATACCGTTTGGCTTGGTTTTTGCAACATTATGGTTTCTGCTGCTTTTTCTCGCAGGTGTTACTTCGTCGGTCTCGTTAGCACAGCCAGCAATCGCATTTTTAGAAGATGAGTTTGATTTATCACGCAAAGAAGCGATTGGTATTTTTTCAGTTGTCTGTTTCGTTTTATGTCAGCCTGCAATATTCTTTTTAGGACAAGGTGTTGTTGATGAATTGGACTTCTGGGGTGGAACTTTTTGTCTGGTTTTGTTTGGGACTGTTGAAGCGATTTTGTTTAGTTGGGTGTTCGGAATTGATAATGCGTGGGATGAGATGCATATCGGTGCGGATATAAAAATTCCAAAGTTTTATAAGTTCATAATCAAATATATCACTCCGCTGTTTCTGATTTTGATTCTGATTTTCTGGTTTATACAGGATGGATTGCCTGTAATTTTCATGAAAAATGCTTCGGCTGAAAATTTTAATTTTATGGTCCTGACACGAATAATGCTGGTTGGGCTTTTTGTACTTTTAGCAGTTCTTGTCAAAATTGCTTGGAATAGAAAGGTAACCACAAATTAA
- a CDS encoding DegT/DnrJ/EryC1/StrS family aminotransferase produces the protein MKIQMVDLKANYEGLKAEIDAAIKNVLNKTNFILGDEVKKFEEEFAKYCGTKYAVGVANGTDAIKIALLACGIKKGDEVITTPFTFIATSEAIVQAGGVPVFVDIDLETYDIDPKKIRECIEARSKKQEAKVKAILPVHLYGHPCEMSEILKIAKENNLLDIEDCAQSFSARYRLPSTDYRFTGSFGDAGCFSFFPAKNLGCFGDGGMVITNNQEIYENVKALRNHGQRQKYFSELDGFNSRLDTIQSAILSVKLRYIDKWTEMRNKVAQKYNELLKDTAVVPKVSENCKHSFNYYTIRFKDKATRDKVQKYLLENGVACQIYYPCSLHLQKVYESSGYKKGDFPVSEKAQDETLSLPMYPELDEEKIKYIVEKIKEGL, from the coding sequence ATGAAAATTCAGATGGTTGATTTGAAGGCTAATTACGAAGGGCTTAAAGCGGAAATTGACGCTGCAATAAAGAATGTTTTAAACAAAACAAATTTTATTTTAGGCGACGAAGTAAAAAAATTTGAAGAAGAATTCGCAAAATACTGCGGCACAAAATATGCCGTTGGTGTTGCAAACGGAACGGATGCGATAAAGATTGCACTTCTTGCTTGCGGTATCAAAAAAGGTGATGAAGTTATTACAACACCATTTACATTTATAGCAACATCAGAGGCGATTGTTCAAGCGGGCGGTGTGCCTGTTTTCGTGGATATTGATTTGGAAACATATGATATCGACCCGAAGAAAATAAGAGAGTGCATAGAAGCAAGAAGCAAGAAGCAAGAAGCAAAAGTGAAAGCGATTTTGCCTGTTCATCTTTACGGTCATCCCTGTGAGATGTCGGAAATACTAAAAATTGCTAAAGAAAATAATTTACTGGATATTGAGGATTGCGCACAATCTTTCTCTGCAAGATACCGTTTACCATCTACCGATTATCGTTTTACTGGTTCTTTCGGCGATGCCGGCTGTTTCAGTTTCTTTCCGGCAAAAAATCTCGGTTGTTTTGGCGACGGTGGGATGGTAATTACTAATAACCAAGAGATTTATGAAAATGTAAAGGCGCTTCGGAATCACGGGCAGAGACAGAAGTATTTTTCTGAACTGGATGGGTTTAATTCACGACTGGATACAATTCAGTCAGCGATTCTTTCGGTAAAATTAAGATATATTGATAAATGGACTGAAATGCGAAATAAAGTTGCACAAAAATATAATGAATTACTGAAAGATACCGCGGTTGTGCCTAAGGTTTCAGAAAATTGCAAACACTCGTTTAATTATTACACGATTCGGTTCAAAGACAAAGCAACCCGAGATAAAGTCCAGAAGTATTTATTGGAAAACGGTGTTGCCTGTCAGATATATTATCCGTGTTCGCTGCATCTTCAGAAAGTTTATGAAAGTTCAGGTTACAAAAAAGGTGATTTTCCTGTATCTGAAAAAGCACAGGATGAAACGCTGTCGCTTCCGATGTATCCGGAACTGGACGAGGAGAAGATAAAATATATTGTTGAGAAAATAAAAGAAGGATTATGA
- a CDS encoding helix-turn-helix transcriptional regulator: MKEKHIGVRELARKCGVDASFISKIIQGQRNPPSDDKTIKKFATALSVDPVMLTIYTGHIPDSLQPILEDPAFIQNLPYQKQPTRKTPEPTVKPINKKPPQKSDLSDELL; the protein is encoded by the coding sequence ATGAAAGAAAAACATATCGGCGTCAGAGAACTTGCCCGTAAGTGTGGTGTTGACGCTTCTTTTATCTCAAAAATTATTCAAGGACAACGAAACCCGCCTTCTGACGACAAAACAATAAAAAAATTTGCTACTGCCCTATCTGTTGACCCTGTAATGCTTACTATCTATACCGGCCATATCCCAGATTCCCTGCAGCCGATTTTAGAAGACCCGGCATTTATACAAAACTTACCATATCAAAAACAGCCAACTCGTAAAACACCTGAACCAACTGTTAAACCTATCAATAAGAAACCACCACAAAAATCCGACCTTTCTGATGAACTCCTGTAG
- a CDS encoding Wzz/FepE/Etk N-terminal domain-containing protein, with amino-acid sequence MQEQEIDLRDYVNVIVKRWKLLVGLTVGCAVVSAVISLLLPPVYETTAIIEPAKIQKTPIETAEILEVLFKNPLNPYLRELLQQLGIKDGQKAYKIRKQFSIKDKVGYLLVSGKDRSPEKAKKLVDEIVSLILKRQDEIIKSALSIVDDEMNKLKEQIGSTKNEIEQLDKKFVQKEKAETMGQGLVFQSLISAKENALKRQSELEEKLRQKEMELKYSTKPATVVAESTIPKIKIAPQRSKIVLLSTIVGFMFSVFYVFIVEYFEKGKL; translated from the coding sequence ATGCAAGAGCAGGAGATTGATTTAAGGGACTATGTAAATGTGATTGTGAAAAGATGGAAATTGCTCGTCGGGCTTACAGTTGGCTGTGCAGTTGTGTCTGCTGTAATTTCATTACTTTTACCACCTGTCTATGAAACAACTGCAATTATTGAGCCGGCAAAGATACAGAAAACACCGATAGAAACTGCTGAGATATTAGAAGTATTATTCAAGAATCCGCTTAATCCCTATTTGCGAGAATTATTACAGCAGTTAGGAATAAAAGATGGACAAAAAGCATATAAAATTAGAAAACAGTTTAGTATTAAAGACAAAGTAGGTTATCTGTTAGTATCCGGAAAAGACAGGTCACCTGAAAAAGCCAAAAAATTGGTTGATGAAATCGTTTCCTTAATTCTGAAAAGGCAGGATGAAATAATAAAAAGCGCATTGAGTATTGTAGATGACGAAATGAATAAGTTAAAAGAGCAAATTGGCTCTACAAAAAATGAAATAGAACAACTTGATAAGAAATTTGTACAAAAAGAAAAGGCAGAAACAATGGGTCAAGGGTTGGTATTTCAATCACTTATTTCTGCCAAAGAAAACGCATTAAAAAGGCAATCAGAACTTGAAGAAAAATTAAGACAGAAAGAAATGGAACTGAAATACTCTACAAAGCCCGCTACAGTCGTTGCTGAATCAACAATACCGAAAATAAAAATCGCACCACAGAGGAGTAAAATTGTACTATTATCAACAATTGTTGGTTTTATGTTTTCTGTATTTTATGTCTTTATAGTTGAGTATTTTGAGAAAGGAAAATTATGA
- a CDS encoding nucleotidyltransferase domain-containing protein, protein MRQLSEIKVMTKDEQNLLTRCRKVIKNIEPSAEVILYGSRARGDASEEADYDLLVLVDGEVSLKREDLICRQLYPIELETGKVLSAIVHGRQQWNTPLYRAMPFHQNIEKEGIIL, encoded by the coding sequence ATGAGACAGTTAAGCGAGATTAAGGTTATGACTAAAGACGAGCAAAATTTGTTGACAAGATGCCGCAAAGTAATTAAAAACATAGAGCCATCTGCAGAGGTTATCCTTTACGGCTCTCGGGCGAGAGGTGATGCTTCAGAAGAAGCAGATTATGACTTACTCGTATTGGTTGACGGTGAAGTTTCACTTAAAAGAGAGGATCTTATTTGTCGTCAATTATATCCTATAGAATTAGAAACAGGGAAGGTTTTATCAGCAATTGTTCATGGTCGCCAGCAGTGGAATACTCCTTTATATCGTGCAATGCCGTTTCATCAGAATATTGAAAAGGAAGGTATAATTTTATGA
- a CDS encoding winged helix-turn-helix transcriptional regulator — translation METTISDREFAIIQELANSASFNQRVVAKKLGISLGLTNLIIKRLTKTGYIKIKQINRRNIRYLLTPKGFSEKARKSYNYTLRTITILSHIRSTIQNLIFEKYNSGIKNFFIDGDNELADLTESAFKKLDIPDINYYRRIKNGKTTTAPFVILSTSENVFNKHCVNLISYLAEKGLNV, via the coding sequence ATGGAAACGACGATATCAGACCGAGAATTTGCAATAATACAGGAATTAGCCAATAGCGCTTCTTTTAACCAGCGAGTGGTTGCCAAGAAACTTGGTATCTCGTTAGGGCTGACGAATCTTATAATAAAACGTCTTACAAAAACCGGCTACATAAAAATAAAACAGATTAACCGTCGCAATATCCGATATCTTTTAACCCCGAAGGGTTTTTCTGAAAAAGCACGGAAATCGTATAATTATACATTAAGAACAATAACAATACTGTCGCATATCAGAAGCACTATCCAAAATTTAATTTTTGAAAAATATAACTCCGGTATAAAAAATTTTTTTATTGATGGTGATAACGAACTTGCTGATTTAACCGAATCCGCATTTAAGAAGCTTGATATCCCGGATATAAATTATTATCGCAGAATAAAGAATGGAAAAACAACAACTGCTCCGTTTGTGATATTGAGCACTTCTGAAAATGTTTTTAACAAGCACTGTGTTAATTTAATTTCGTATCTTGCTGAAAAGGGCTTGAATGTATGA
- a CDS encoding DapH/DapD/GlmU-related protein translates to MKSKQSAEKKFFSHETVCIDENVEIGEGTKVWHFSHILKNSRIGKSCIIGQNVMIGPDVRIGNRCKIQNNVSVYPGVTLEDEVFCGPSCVFTNVYNPRAFIERKHEFKPTLVKKGATIGANATIVCGTTIGQYAFIGAGAVVKKDVQDYALVVGVPAKQIGWVCKCGTTLKFEKNYAKCNYCNSKYEILDKVADKVARIILVDNFSTRTK, encoded by the coding sequence ATGAAAAGCAAACAATCTGCCGAGAAAAAGTTTTTTAGTCATGAAACTGTCTGTATTGATGAAAATGTAGAAATTGGCGAAGGTACAAAGGTCTGGCATTTTTCACATATACTCAAAAATTCAAGAATTGGCAAGAGTTGTATTATTGGTCAGAATGTGATGATAGGACCTGATGTCCGAATCGGCAATAGATGTAAAATCCAAAACAATGTTTCTGTATATCCAGGTGTAACACTGGAAGATGAAGTTTTTTGTGGTCCTTCCTGCGTATTCACAAATGTGTATAACCCGCGTGCATTTATAGAACGCAAGCATGAATTCAAGCCAACACTTGTTAAAAAAGGTGCTACTATCGGTGCGAATGCCACGATTGTATGTGGGACAACTATTGGTCAGTATGCTTTTATCGGTGCCGGTGCGGTTGTCAAAAAAGATGTTCAGGATTATGCGTTGGTAGTGGGTGTTCCAGCAAAACAAATCGGCTGGGTCTGTAAATGCGGCACCACCTTGAAGTTTGAAAAAAATTATGCTAAATGCAACTACTGCAACAGCAAATATGAGATACTTGATAAAGTGGCTGATAAAGTGGCTAGAATAATTCTTGTTGATAACTTTTCAACAAGAACTAAATAA
- a CDS encoding GxxExxY protein: protein MTAIKEQDYSDRDQLTGNIIKSCYYVHTKLGPGFNERIYQNALKTAMDGLELNYIPEKEFQVKFDGNNVGKFRVDF, encoded by the coding sequence ATGACAGCGATAAAAGAACAAGATTACAGTGATAGAGACCAATTGACGGGAAATATAATTAAATCCTGCTATTATGTTCATACAAAATTAGGTCCTGGGTTTAATGAGAGGATATATCAAAATGCTCTTAAAACAGCGATGGACGGACTGGAATTAAATTACATCCCGGAAAAAGAATTTCAAGTAAAATTTGATGGCAATAATGTCGGTAAATTCAGAGTTGATTTTTAA
- a CDS encoding NlpC/P60 family protein yields MKKFFYLLPFTFYLLPFTCLYSEYFIQAGLFKDKDEAITHQLYLASHNYPVILSSNGYYKIIVGPYEQKETVEFVIAKLLAEENISAGFVDEFNPDKLAEVEETDTDISDEVLNELISLSFDFLGVSYRYGGTDIEKGIDCSYFMQMIYSSLGTILPRTSRLQFKMGKKIKRDELIPGDLVFFRKYPYRSRINHVGLYIGNDEFIHASYGAKKVTINSLNETYYRKRFSGARRPL; encoded by the coding sequence ATGAAAAAATTTTTTTACCTTTTACCTTTTACCTTTTACCTTTTACCTTTTACCTGCCTTTACAGCGAATATTTCATCCAAGCAGGACTTTTCAAAGATAAGGATGAAGCAATAACACATCAGTTATATCTCGCCAGCCATAACTATCCAGTAATTTTAAGTTCTAACGGCTACTACAAAATTATTGTCGGTCCATATGAACAAAAAGAAACAGTGGAGTTTGTAATCGCAAAATTGTTAGCAGAAGAGAATATATCAGCAGGTTTTGTGGACGAGTTCAATCCTGATAAACTTGCTGAAGTTGAAGAGACGGATACAGATATTTCAGACGAGGTACTTAATGAGTTGATAAGTTTGTCTTTTGATTTTTTAGGTGTCTCATATAGATACGGCGGTACAGATATTGAGAAAGGAATTGATTGCTCGTATTTTATGCAGATGATTTACAGCTCGTTAGGGACGATTTTGCCGAGAACATCACGGCTTCAATTTAAGATGGGCAAGAAAATAAAACGGGATGAACTGATACCAGGCGATTTGGTTTTTTTTAGAAAATATCCGTATCGGTCAAGAATAAACCATGTCGGGCTTTATATCGGTAATGATGAATTTATCCATGCCTCTTACGGTGCTAAAAAGGTCACCATAAACTCGCTGAACGAAACATACTACAGAAAAAGGTTCAGTGGTGCCCGCCGACCGCTATAA